The genomic window ATTATATGAAGTGGATGCTAATATGTGTTGCACTTTACTATTCCAAGATAAGAATGAAACTTCCCCTGGGAAGCAGAGCCACTACCCTGCACAGTGATCATAAACACTATATgtgtaaaaatatcaaattatagAGCCATATATTTGAAGATTAAGAGCATATTAATCCATCAAAAGAGGGGGTGACTAAACACCATAGAGGGAAAAAAATTCTTACCTTCAATGGTGGAAAATGTGTAGGCTCTGAAGGATTGGTCAAATCCCATATGCAAATTTCACCATTCTCAGCACCAGATGCAAGAAGATTGGGTGCAATTGTATTAAACTCAAGTCCACGAACCTGAGATATAAGAATGTCGAAGATATGATTTCAATAGCAAACACTACATATATGCCAGAGAACAAAGAAGACGATAAAAACTTGCAGCAAGTAGGCTCACAAAAACAGAGAAGAACATACCGGTCCCTTATGCCTTACAAGTTGTCCAACGAGAGAACTTTCATTTTCCTCCAAGCGGAGAAAATTTatcagaaaaacaaaatcattagaaagaaattgagaaaattgTATCATGCGACACTAAAATTAAAACACTGATCAATAAAGCTATGAACCTACATACTGAATTATAATGTAGGTGTATTTTATCAACAACTTcaaccaaacaaaagaaaaacatgaagCTAGCCAAGAAGCTCAATAATTTGTTTACTCAAACAGAAACTACTGTGTTGCTCCATTTTCATGACACTCGACAACCATTCTAGTACGGGAATTTAGTTTTGAGTTTCCCAACACATAGATTATGTATAAATGGCAGCCAAAATTATCCTTTACTTGCATCAAATCACAAAAATTGGGTGCAATTGTATTAAACTCAAGTCCACAAACCTGAGATATAAGAATGTCGAAGATATGATTTCAATAGCAAACACTACATATATGCCAGAGAACAAAGAAGACGATAAAAACTTGCAGCAAGTAGGCTCACAAAAACAGAGAAGAACATACCGGTCCCTTATGCCTTACAATAACGAGCAGAGAAAGTATATATTAAAATGAACCAAAATTCTCCAGACTTAAACCACCAAAGCATTTAGCACTAAGTGAAAATTGTAACTGaactatataaaacaaaattttcagcAAATTCCAAGATCAATTCATAACGTCAGAAAAACATTTCTACTTCTCCGAAATCCGAATTACTGATATATAATCATATCTCCAACCAATGCATTTCACAATCTATTAAACGAAATCATCAATTTTTAATCAGCAAATTCCAAGATCAATTCATAACGTCAGAAAAACATTTCTACTTCTCCGAAATCCGAATTACTGATATATAATCATATCTCCAACCAATGCATTTCACAATCTATTAAACGAAATCATCAATTTTTAAGATGGAAAAAACAACACGCaagattgaaagaaaaaaaaccaaattaccGAATCAGAGTGAGAGGACTCCAGATATCAATGTTTCCATCACATAATCCACCAGCAACGAGACCGAGAGAAAAAACTTCAGAAGAAGAACTGTTTCTCCCCAAAGATAAACGGTTGAAACGGTCGGAGCTAGGGTATTCAGCAACAAGAGGCAGTTCGGGAACAATAAGTACCCACTCTACTAGTTATTAACAATATTAAAAGAGTGATCAATAAGTAATCACATGAGTAGTTAGGTCTTTCTAAAACCGGCAATATCTTCCTGAAATATGGTTAGGTGTATATGTTGCACGTTTAATAACAGCAAAATATAACTACGCACTGATGTTCACTATGCAATTATAATGGTAATGCTATCCCACTagaataaaaaacacaaaaatgctAGTACTTGAGGTATTCCTCAACGAGAAATGGCATTTGAAGAGTCACTTGCTAATAAATAGCATTCAATTTGTATCATTTTCCTCTATTTTTTTAACCATGCCATATAGAAATCCAAGAAAAAGTTTACCAGGTTCCGTAGACAGTGCAATTCGGTCCTTCAATATCACAACAAGTTCTATCGAAAGTTCTTCAGAACCCAAAAGTTTTAGATACTCCATTACTATGGTCAGCAACCCTTGACTTGCTAAGATTTCAGCATATTTATCAACAAGCTTGCACAGAGAGGCACTAAAGCGCTTCTGCCCAGTTGCCAAGGCAATAACAATAGTTTTTCCATCAAATTGTAACAATGTATAATACGAGTACAAATACGAGTAACAATCTTACCTGAAGAAGGTCAACATAAGATTTCCCCAGCACAAATCCAGACTCAAGCTCAAATTTTGGAAAAGCAGCAAATCTCATAGGCTGAATAAGTTCTCAAAAACGAAATTAGACTGCATGAAACACCAATCTCCCAAATACATAACATAGTATAAAGGTCCTTTTGTTAAGCTAATTATAGAGTTGTAGTTATATGGCAGCTTCGTAAATTGCACAAGGAAACAATTTCTTTGCAAAATCACTTCATACCGTAGgtgcaaaattgcatttagggactaagggtacatcaaagcacaatagataatagcatttagggactagggtcaacaactagctttcacattaagacatcatccaacatttttgggCCACCCTTACAAAAATCATGGAACAAAGTCTATCCGTccacattttgaataaatttcatattaaaattacttttctttgaaagccaccatccaacttttccattatgaataaagaattcataatgcattttcctcaacggtcattgaggcatccatcccttacaaaaccTTATGTAACATTAgagacaagggtcattaagttcataatgcaaaatcacttctaattgcagttgccacattgaatttagggactaagggtcatcaaagcagaatatatatccattcatgcattattatgaataaaacttcataatttttttttaaaagagaagtggacaccgatagagacaaGCAATTACGgtaacaactagctttcacattcagtGACATTTAATCTCTTCCAAAAATTGaaagttcatttttttcccaagcagaagattgaaagttCTTGAATactcaaaatgaaaaaatcgaAAACCCATCATCGTTACCAATAGGTATTAATTATAAACCAAACGGGGAAAATATGTTGGAATGAAGATTCCaataagcagaagattgaaaatTATTGGGACAAAACATGTTTCCTCAATTAAAGTTTCATGCTTTCATCAAGAAGAAAGTTGAATGTACTTGAATTGAATTATCAAGAATTAAAAAACCGGTATCACAACAGGCATCAATCATAAACATGATATCTTGGCACAGAAACACATTTTTGCACAATTAAGgtttttctcaagcagaagattgaatgatcaagaatgagaaaaatggatAAAGTTATACCTTTTATTAAgtagaagattgaatgttcttgatttagggtttataccctcaaagcacaatagataataggatttagggactagggtcaacaactagctttcacagtAAGGCATCATCCAATATTTTTGGGCCACCCTTACAAAAATCATGGAACAAAGTCTATCCATCCACATTTTGAATagatttcatattaaaattacttttctttgaaagccaccatccaacttttacattaggaataaagaattcataatgcattttcctcaacGGTCATTGAGAcatccatcccttacaaaaccTTATTTAACATTAgagacaagggtcattaagttcataatgcaaaatcacttctaattgcagttgcaaaattgaatttagggactaagggtcatcgaagcagaatatatatccattcatgcattattatgaataaaaattcataattttttttaaaagaaaagtggacaccgatagagacaaGCAATTacggcaacaactagctttcacattcagtGACATTTAAACTCTTCCAAAAATTGaaagttcatttttttccaAAGCAGAAGATTGGAAGTTCTTGAATACTCAAAATGAAACAATTGAAAACCCATCATCGTTACCAATAGGTATTAATTATATACCAAACAGGGCAAATATGTTGGAATGAAGATTCCaataagcagaagattgaaagttATTGGGACAAAACATGTTTCCTCAATTAAAGTTTTGTGCTTTCATCAAGCAGAAATTCAATGTTCTTGAATTGAATTATcaagaattaaaaaatcagtatcACAACAGGCATCAATCGTAAACATGATATCTTGGCACAGAAACACATTTTTGCACACTTAAGgtttttctcaagcagaagattgaatgatcaagaatgagaaaaatgggtaaagTTATACCTTTTattaagcagaagattgaatgttcttgatttagggtttataccctcaaagcacaatagataatagcatttagggactagggtcaactactagctttcacattaaggcatcatccaaaAATTTTGGCCCACCCTTACAAAAATCATGGAACAAAGTCTATCCATCCACATTTTGAATagatttcatattaaaattacttTTCTTTGAAAGCCACAatccaacttttccattatgaataaagaattcataatgcattttcctcaacggtcattgaggcatccatccctcacaaaacttatgtaacATTAGAGACAAGGGTCgttaagttcataatgcaaaatcacttctaattgcagttgcaaaatttaatttagggactaagggtattcataatttttttttaatagaaaaatggACACCAATAGAGACAAGCAATTAcagcaacaactagctttcacattcagtGACATTTAATCTCCTCCAAAAATTGaaagttcatttttttccaAAGCAGGAGATTGAAAGTTCTTGAATactcaaaatgaaaaaaatcaaaaacccaTCATCGTTACCAATAAGTATTAATTATAAACCAATATTTCTGGTTCAATATTTACCCATGGCAAGTACAGTGATATATCCCTAAATTCGGAATTCTTCAGTTATGTAACAAACAATTTATAAAATGGCAACCTCATTTTGTATCATACAAACTAGTTGGAAATAAAATAGAACCAATCAGTAAAGCAAGCATAAATTTCAACACAAAAATTGAGATCAATGCTTACTTACACTCATTGTAGTGTGGCTTGGTACAACATGCTCCCAATGGCAAGTGTCATGTTTGATAGATGAAGGATACTGAACCTTTTCTCAAATCGCTGTTTTAAAGCATTTATAAGACCAATCAGAGCCAAAATAATTGTAGGAATGTTGGATATAGTGTTATAAAGTTCTGCAATGTATGTCGAATGTACATAATTTTCTTCACAACACTCTTTGGTGGATGTGACTGGTTTCTTCCATTCTCCTCTCCAGCCTGATGATCTTTCCTCGGAGCTGCAGAATTCAATAGAGAGAAAAAAGCCTGCAAACCATGCCAAAATTCAATCAATTACACTATTGAACGACCAATTAACACAAGAAATACAACAACGTTAGACCCTAGAAATGAACATGTTTCATCACAAGTAAAACATGAAAATGTAATAAGATTTAAGACAACATGACATGTAAAATTAGTTCCAAGAGTATGCATACTGCATAGACGCTCTTAGAATTTTGGGTTGGGCCTAACTGATCAATCTTACAAAACTAGCTTCTAAGGTAAGAATTGCCCCACTTATAAAGATATCTTCAGGTCATGTCTCACCCAATGCAGGACTCTTAAAATGCCATAACAATGTATATTTCATAAAatcagtcaaaaaaaaatcacaaggATATTGATTTGAATCACTACCTTAAAACAATAACTGAGATACCAAACGAAAAGAAAGCTCTCAAAAAATGGGTATtgaaagttcattttttttcccaagcagaagattgaaagttCTTGAATactcaagaatgaaaaaatcgAAAACCCATCATCGTTACCAATACAAAACACATTTCCTCAATTAAAGTTTCATGTTTTCATAAGCAGaaattgaatgttcttgaaatatcaagaattaaaaaatgggtatcaATCGTAAACATG from Trifolium pratense cultivar HEN17-A07 linkage group LG1, ARS_RC_1.1, whole genome shotgun sequence includes these protein-coding regions:
- the LOC123902146 gene encoding protein transport protein SEC31 homolog B-like isoform X2, producing MIQFSQFLSNDFVFLINFLRLEENESSLVGQLVRHKGPVRGLEFNTIAPNLLASGAENGEICIWDLTNPSEPTHFPPLKGSGSASQGKFHSYLGIVKCNTY
- the LOC123902146 gene encoding protein transport protein SEC31 homolog B-like isoform X1, which encodes MRFAAFPKFELESGFVLGKSYVDLLQKRFSASLCKLVDKYAEILASQGLLTIVMEYLKLLGSEELSIELVVILKDRIALSTEPAPTVSTVYLWGETVLLLKFFLSVSLLVDYVMETLISGVLSL